A window of the Campylobacter massiliensis genome harbors these coding sequences:
- the cas5 gene encoding CRISPR-associated protein Cas5: protein MSIIAFRLFGDYAHFSHPATIYSSLTYPVPPKTAIMGFLGAVIGEEEYFKLSGIRYSIKIDRQILKKSFVFNGIKFALSSSMHIEEGYQNAKEKKQFCRELICSPSYIVFLNLENLEQRYRDKIISNLKEHKTAFTPYLGINFCIADFSWIDIKICEKISQDESFIDTFTLMDDFIFDGINENAKLTTARMPCDCENGRIFKDFKDFVMEINSKEPIKSKNHGNIYQINDERVYFI from the coding sequence ATGAGCATTATTGCTTTTAGATTGTTCGGCGATTACGCTCATTTCTCGCATCCGGCGACGATTTATTCTAGCCTAACCTATCCGGTGCCGCCAAAGACCGCTATAATGGGCTTTTTGGGTGCCGTTATAGGCGAAGAAGAGTATTTTAAGCTATCAGGCATCAGATACAGCATAAAAATAGATAGGCAAATTTTAAAAAAGAGTTTTGTTTTTAACGGCATAAAATTTGCCCTCTCAAGCAGTATGCATATAGAGGAAGGCTATCAAAACGCAAAGGAGAAAAAGCAGTTTTGCAGAGAACTTATTTGCTCGCCGTCTTATATCGTATTTTTAAATTTAGAAAATTTAGAGCAAAGATATCGGGATAAAATAATTTCAAATTTAAAAGAGCATAAAACCGCCTTTACGCCGTATCTTGGGATAAACTTTTGTATAGCCGATTTTAGCTGGATCGATATAAAAATATGCGAAAAAATATCGCAGGATGAAAGCTTTATAGATACATTTACGCTTATGGATGATTTTATTTTTGACGGTATTAATGAAAATGCGAAATTAACTACGGCAAGAATGCCTTGCGACTGCGAAAATGGACGAATTTTTAAAGATTTTAAAGACTTTGTGATGGAGATAAACAGCAAAGAACCTATAAAATCTAAAAATCATGGAAATATATATCAGATAAACGATGAAAGAGTCTATTTTATTTGA